Part of the Imperialibacter roseus genome, TCATAGCACCGATGTCGACACCAAAGAGCCCGGCAACACCCAAAGGCCCTGGCGTGGGAGGCACCATGGTATGGGTCACGATAAGGCCGCCCGCCAAAGCTACGCCCAGCGTCAGTAGCGAGCGGTTGCCTTTTTGTGCCAACGCCTTGGCGATAGGGTAGAGAATGACAAAAGCGGAATCGACGAAGATGGGAATGCTCACCAGGTAGCCGGTGAGAGCCAATGCCCATTCTTCCCTGCGGTGGCCCAGCCATTTGATAAAGGAATAAGCGATTTGTTCGGCAGCACCTGATACTTCCAGGATACGCCCCATCATCACCCCCAGCCCGATCACGATGCCAATAGTGCCCAGTGTAGCTCCAAAACCTTTGGTAATAGCGTCGAGGGTTTCATTCACCGACAAGCCTCCGGTGATGCCCGCCACACAAGCCGCTGTAATCATGGCAATGAGCGGGTGCACTTTGGTGCGAAGCACCAGCAAAATCAAGACGAAGACGGCTACCGCCAGACCAATGATGGGAATGGAGAGTTCGCTCATCCCGCTGACGGTTTGCTGGAGGCAATGAACTGCGTGATGAAGGCATCGAACTGCCCGTCGACCGTGAAGCCAAGTGCCAGTCCTCTGGTATTGTCGATGGCGGCAGGCCAGCTACTCACAATGGCGTTGACAGCAGCATCTGGTTTGAATTGCACCCTGGACAGAGCGGCCTGGCCGGAGATACGCTCCAGCGAGTCGAGCATTTGTTGCACCGTAACACTAACCCCCGGCAAGTTGACAGTACGCCAGCCACCGAAAGCTTCCGCTTTCAGCGTGGCGGCATGGATAAGGTTTTGGATCACAGTATCGGGGCTTGAGAGCCAAAGTGCCAGTTCGGTCGATACGGGGCAGATGGCGTCTTCTCCATTAATCGGCTCACGAATAATGCTACTGACAAAAGAAGAGGCCGCCAGGTTGGGTTTCCCTGGTCGCACACAAATGGTAGGCAATCGCAGCACCCTCCCGTCGACCAACCCTTTTCGGGAGTAATCATTCACCAGCAGT contains:
- the denD gene encoding D-erythronate dehydrogenase translates to MQIIITGGAGFLGQRLAKALLSSNLAFDELLLVDIVTPSYPKNDSRIRCLQADLSEEGAAKSLISAETGVVFHLAAVVSSHAEKDFDLGWKVNMDITRQLLEACRHQKPGIKFIFSSSIAVFGGDLPATVLDNTALTPRSSYGAQKAIGELLVNDYSRKGLVDGRVLRLPTICVRPGKPNLAASSFVSSIIREPINGEDAICPVSTELALWLSSPDTVIQNLIHAATLKAEAFGGWRTVNLPGVSVTVQQMLDSLERISGQAALSRVQFKPDAAVNAIVSSWPAAIDNTRGLALGFTVDGQFDAFITQFIASSKPSAG